Part of the Neisseria leonii genome is shown below.
CAATCAGCAGCACCAAGAGAAAGCCGATAAATACCGACACAGTAAACAGGCTGCGCGCCCAATTGACATCCATAACGTTACCTTACGTTTTTCAGTGCCAGACCCAAGCCTTGCAGATAAGCCACAACGGCATCCAGCTCGGATTTGTCTTTCAGCTCTTCGGGGGCTTTGGCGTAGTCTTCTTCGGTGTAAGGCGCACCCAGAGTCTGCAAACCCTTCATGTTACGGATAACGGTATCGGGATTGACTTTATTGCGTGCCAGCCAAGGGAAGGCAGGCATATTGGATTCGGGAACGACATCGCGCGGATTCAGCAGGTGGATACGGTGCCATTCGTCCGAATAGCGGCCGCCGACACGGGCCAGATCCGGGCCGGTCCGTTTGGAACCCCATTGGAACGGACGGTCATAAACCGATTCGCCCGCTACCGAATAATGGCCGTAACGCTCGGTTTCCGCACGGAACGGGCGGATCATCTGAGAGTGGCAGTTGTAGCAGCCTTCGCGGATATAGACATCGCGTCCTGCCACTTGCAGAGCAGAATACGGCTTCACTCCCTCGATCGGTTTGGTTACCGTCGGCGAGAAAAACAGCGGCACAATTTCAATCAGCAGACCCACACTGATGACCAAGAGAGTGGCCACAATCAGGAAGCCGACTTTTTCCTCAGCTAATTTTTGCAATTTCATTTTGGTAGCCTATTCTTTCTTTGTTTTAATGCTGGGTGTGGGCGACAGCCGGAATCTCCGCATCCACAGGCTTACCGCCGATAACGGTACGGTACACATTGTAAGCCATCAGAATCATACCGCTCAGGTACAGCAGGCCGCCTGCAAAACGGATGGCATAGAAAGGCATACTTTGTTTGACAGACTCGACAAAAGAGTAAGTCAGCGTACCGTCTTCATTCAATGCACCCCACATCAAGCCCTGCATCACACCGGAAATCCACATGGAAGCGATATAGAGTACGACACCGATGGTCGCAATCCAGAAATGCGCTTCAATCAGCTTGATGCTGTACATTTCTTTTTTACCGAACAGGCGCGGAATCAGGTAATAGATAGAACCGATAGTGATGAAGCCGACCCAGCCCAATGCGCCGGCATGTACGTGGCCGACTGTCCAATCAGTATAGTGGCTCAGGGCATTGACCGTTTTGATGGACATCATCGGGCCTTCAAACGTGGACATGCCGTAGAACGACAGAGAAACCACCAGGAATTTGAGAATCGGATCGGTACGCAGTTTGTGCCATGCACCGGAAAGCGTCATGATGCCGTTAATCATACCGCCCCAAGACGGTGCAAACAGAATCAGCGACAAGACCATGCCGAGCGACTGCGTCCAGTCGGGCAGAGCGGTGTAATGCAGATGGTGCGGACCCGCCCACATATAGGTGAAAATCAGTGCCCAGAAGTGCACGACGGAAAGACGGTACGAATACACCGGACGACCGGCCTGTTTCGGCACAAAGTAATACATCATACCCAGGAAGGCGGCCGTCAGGAAAAAGCCCACGGCATTATGCCCATACCACCACTGCACCATCGCATCGATGGCACCCGAATAGGCGGAATAAGATTTCATGGCACCGACAGGCAGCGAAATGCTATTGACGATGTGCAGCAGTGCCACCGCCAGAATGAAAGCACCGTAAAACCAGTTGGCCACATAAATATGCTTGATTTTGCGCGTGGCAATCGTGCCGAAGAAGATAATGGCATACACCACCCAAACCACAGCAATCAGAATATCGATCGGCCACTCCAACTCGGCGTATTCTTTACCCTGAGTGTAACCCAGCGGCAGTGTGATGGCAGCCAGCACAATAACCAGCTGCCAACCCCAGAAGGTAATGGCCGGCAGGATATTGCCGCCGAACAGGCGCACGTTACAGGTACGCTGGACGACATAATAGGAAGTGGCGAACAGACCGCAGCCGCCGAATGCGAAAATCACCGCATTGGTATGCAGCGGACGCAGACGGCCGAAGTGGAACCACGGGCCGATTTCCGACAGGTTGAGTGCGGGCAAAAAGAGCTGGGCGGCAACAATCACGCCGACCAGCATACCCACAATCCCCCAAACTACGGTCATGATGGCGAACTGGCGCACCACTTTGTAGTTATAAGTTTGCGTTTCCATGAAAGTCTCCATAAACATGGCAATAAACATCGGCATTTACCGGCAGGCCGTCTGAAAACGCCCAAACGGCGGCATTCAGCTTTTCTTTCGGGTATTTACCGTTTTTCTTAATAACTTAACAGCGCCTACCGTGCAGCAACCAAAGTAAGCGGAATTTAACTTTGGCATTTTAAATCAAATCCGGCATCAAACCAAGCCAAAACCGCCAATACGGCCGGAAGGTGTTGTATTGCCCGACAGAACCGCCGGCCGAAATGCGCCGCCGGGAAAAAGCGCGCGGGAAGACGCCTGTCTGTTTTGTTTGTAAGCGTATCGGCTTTACCTGTATGATGACTTGATTAAAATCAACATACGGCAAATCCGTAAGCAATTCTTAACACTATATCGATGATGCATTACATTCTGACTCCCCACCCTCACAGCCACACTTGGCATATCCGCCTGACCCTGAACCAAACCGAAAACGTGCCGCTGAAACTCTCGCTGGCCAACTGGGTACCCGGCAGCTATATGATCCGCGATTTTTCCCGCCACATTATCCGCATCGGCGCACAGTGTAACGGCCGTCCCGCCGAACTGCTTCAAACCGCCAAAAACCGCTGGCAGAGCGAGGCAGCAGCGGGCGAATGGCAGATTGACTACACCGTCTACGCCCACGATTTGTCCGTCCGGGCCTCGTTTCTCAACCAAGAACGCGGCTTTTTCGACGGTGCCTGCCTGCTGCTGAGTGCCGAAGGCCGGGAACACGGGCCGCACCGGCTGGAATTCTCCGGTCTGCCCGACCATTGGCAGATTGCCACCACCCTGCCCGCGCCGGCGGAAAACGGCGGCAATGTTCCGTCATTCGGCACGGAACAACCCCTCCGAACCGTTTTTCAGGCGGCCTCTTATGCCGAAATCATCGACCACCCCGTAGAAATGGGCCATATCGAATATTTGGATTTCACCGCCTGCGGCATTCCCCACCGCATCGCCCTGAGCGGCGACTATCCCGATTTCGACCGCGAACGCCTGCGCTTCGACGTGCAGAAAATCTGCGAAGCCGAGCTGAAAATGTTCGACTCGCCCGCACCGTTCAAACATTATCTGTTCCTGCTCTATCTGGGCGACCATATTTACGGCGGCCTGGAACACCTCGACAGTACCGCCCTGCACGCCGACCGCCTCAGTCTGCCCCGTATCGGCCTGAACGCGCCCGATGATGCCTATATCCAACTGCTCGGCCTGATTGCTCACGAGTATTTCCACGCATGGAATGTCAAATCCATCAAACCGGCCGCATTCATGCCCTACCGGCTCGATGAAGAAAGCCATACCGAACAATTGTGGGCATTTGAAGGCATCACATCTTATTACGACGACCTGATGCTGGTGCGCAGCGGCGTCATCAGCCAAACCGATTATCTCAACCTGTTGGCCAAAAATCTGACCCGTGTGCAGCAGGGCGGAGGGCGTTTGCAGCAAACCTTGGCCGAATCCAGCTTTGCCGCCTGGCACAAATACTACAAACAGGACGAAAACAGCCCCAATGCGATTGTCAGCTACTACCAGAAAGGCGCGCTGGCGGCCTTGTGCCTCGACCTGTTCATCCGCGAACGCAGCGGCGGCCGTCAAAGTCTCGACGACGTGATGCGCACGCTCTACCGCGACTACCTGGCCGACGGTAAAGGCATTGAAGAACGGGCGTGGCAACGCCGCTGTCAGGAAATCACCGGTTTGGATTTAACCGCCTTTTTTCAGACGGCCTTATATTCCACCGACGACCTGCCGCTGGAAAACTGCCTGTCCGCTGCCGGTATCGCTCTGCAATGGCACGCCCTGCCGCGCAGCCACGGCGGCGGCTTGTGCAGCCAATGGCCCGAGCCGCAGCCCGCAACCGATTTCGGCGCGCGCTACACACAAACCGGCAACGGCATCACGCTCAGCCACATTGCCAACGGCAGCAGCGCGGAAACGGCCGGTTTGAGTCCGGGCGATACCGTTATCGCCGCCGACGGCTACGCCTGTACCGACTTTGCCGCCATCTGGCAGAACGTCCGCCCAGGCCACCGCCTGACGCTGCACTATTTCCGCCAAGGCGTATTGAAACAGACCGTCCTCACCGCCCTGCCCGCTGCCGCCGACACCGCGCTTTTGCGCATCGAAAACGAAAGCAAACTGCACGCATGGCTGCACACCGTCTAAACTGCCTGCCAAACGCATTATTCTCATATTCAGACGGCCTTCACCCGCCCCAAGCCGTCTGAATATCGGATTGCGGGCAGATTTTCATAACGCGGCCACGCCACCCGAAAACCGGCAGCACGCCAAACCTTTCGAGCCGGTGTCCAAGCGGTAACCGTTTCACGGTTTACAAAACCGCGACCGATACCGTTCCGTTTCCGCACCTGCCGTGGTTGGTGTCCGGCAGAAAAATCCGTATGTCGGACAGATGGTTGCCGACGTGCAAACGCCGTTTTTACTGTTTTCCTGTTTGAATAAACACCCGAAAGGACAGACCATGCCTGTTTACCGTTTAAGCGACGCCCTCTATACCGCACCCCAATTAGATGCCGAAACCGTCCGCACCGCGGCAGATTTGGGTATCCGCAGCGTTGTCTGCCACCGCCCCGACGGCGAAGAACCCGACCAGCCCTCTTTTGCCGACATACAGCGGCTGCTCGCCGCACACGGCATTATCCACAGCCGCCACCAGCCCACCGCCGCTCCGCACATCAGCGCAGCCGATGCCGCCGCGTTCCAAGCCCTGCTTGACGAACTGCCCGCCCCGACGCTGGCCTACTGCCGCACCGGCACCCGCTCTTCTTTACTGTGGGCGATGACCGAAGCGGCCAAAGGCCGCCCTGCCGAAGCACTGACAGCACATATTGCCGCGCAGAGCGGCTTGAACTTGCAGCCGTTCGCCGACCGCATAACCGCCGTACAGAAAGGGTAAAAAAAACCGAAAACCGCCTGCCCGTTTTTTCAGCAGGCCGTTTTTCAGACGGCCTTTCAGCCGCTTAACCGCTTTATCCACAAACTGCCCACATCTTTGCCCCGCCGCCGTGCGGATAATCCGGCTGCCGCCATCTGGCAGCCCTGAATGCTTTCGCGTATTATCGCGGCAGGTTTCTTTTGCCGTACCGCTTGATCTCAGGCCGTACCGCAAAATATCCCGCTTTTTTGAAAGACAACCATGCTGCCCAGCATTCCCTTACCCAAAGACATCGTCCGCCCTCCCGAAACCGTTCTGGTCAATATCACGCCTCAGGAAACCCGCGTTGCCGTTTTAGAAGCCAATAAAATCTGCGAACTGCACATCGAGCGCAACAGCGGGCAGGGATTGGTCGGCAATATTTATCTGGGCGTGGTCCGGCGCGTGCTGCCCGGAATGCAGAGTGCGTTTATCGACATCGGCTTGGAACGCGCCGCTTTCCTGCACATTGTCGATGTGCTGGAACAGCGGCAAAACCCCGATGCCGCCCAACGCATCGAACATATGCTGTTTGAAGGGCAGACGGTTTTGGTGCAAGTCATCAAGGATCCCATCAACTCCAAAGGCGCGCGCCTTTCCACCCAGATTTCACTGGCCGGCCGCTTCCTGGTCCACCTGCCGCAAGACCGGCACATCGGTGTTTCCCAGCGCATCGAAGACGAAGAAGAGCGCAACAGCCTGCGCGAACGCCTGAACAACCTGCTGCCGCCCGAAGCCGGACGCGGCTATATTATCCGTACCAGCGCAGAAACCGCTACCGATGCCGAGCTGCAAGCCGACATCGACTATCTCACCAAAGTCTGGGCCGACATCCAACATCAGGCCAAAACCCGCCCGCCCGAAACCCTGCTCTACCAAGACCTGCCGCTGGCTTTGCGCGTCCTGCGCGATATGTTCAGTGGAAACACGCGCGAAATTCTGGTCGATTCCACCGAAAACTTCCATAAAATGCAGGCCTTCGCCACACAATATGTCCAAGGTGCCGTCAACCGGCTGAGCCTGTTCCAAGGCGAACGCCCGCTGTTTGAAACCCACAACGTCGAAGCCGAAATCAACCGCGCCCTCCAACCGCGCGTCAATCTCAACTTCGGCAGCTACCTGATTATCGAAGCCACCGAAGCCATGACCACCATCGATGTCAATACCGGCGGCTTCGTCGGCGCGCGCAACTTCGACGAAACCGTCTTCAAAACCAATCTGGAAGCCTGCCACGCCATTGCCCGCGAACTGCGCCTGCGCAATCTGGGCGGCATCATCATCATCGACTTTATCGACATGGCTTCCGATGCCCACCGCGAAACCGTTTTACAGGAACTGGCCAAAGCCTTGGGATTCGACCGCACCCGCGTTACGCTCAACGGTTTTACCAGTCTCGGACTGGTCGAACTGACCCGCAAGCGCACCCGGGAAAACCTCAGCCATGCCCTGTGCGAAGCCTGTCCGACCTGTCAGGGCAGAGGCCGTCTGAAAACCCCGCAGACCGTCTGCTATGAAATCCAGCGCGAAATCGTACGCGAAAGCCGCCGTTTCGATGTCAAACAATTCCGCATCCTGGCCTCGCCCGAAGTCATCGACCTGTTTCTCGACGAAGAATCACAATCACTGGCCATGCTGATCGACTTTATCGGCAAACCGATTTCCCTGGCCGTCGAAAACAGCTACACGCAGGAACAATACGACGTTGTATTACTGTAACCACGCCCCGAAGGAACCATCATGAATCACGGCAACGAAACCGTTTGGCAGACCATCCGCAATGAAACCCAACAGGCCGCCGCCGAAGAGCCTGCACTGGCCAGCTTCCTGCACATGACCGTATTGCGCCACAACGCACTGCTGCGCGTACTGGCCTTCCACCTGTCCAGTAAATTGGCCAACCCCACTATGGACGCGCGCACCCTCTACGAACTCTTTCTCGGCGCGCTGCAAAACCACCCCGAAATCGAAAATGCCGTTGTCGCCGACATCCGCGCCTGCTACGAGCGCGACCCCGCCTGCGACCAATACAGCCTGCCCCTGCTCTATTTCAAAGGCTTCCATGCCATTCAGGCACACCGCATCAACCACTGCCTGTGGCAGCAGGGGCGGAAAACTTTGGCCTATTTTCTGCAAAACCGCGCATCCGAAGTGTTCGGCGTCGATATCCACCCCGCCGCCCGCTTCGGCAGCGGCATCATGTTCGACCACGGCACCGGCATCGTCATCGGCGAAACCGCCGTATTGGGCAACGATATTTCCATTCTGCACGGCGTTACCCTCGGCGGTTCGGGCAAAGAGTCTGGTGACCGCCACCCCAAAATCGGCGACGGCGTGATGATTGGTGCCAATGCCTCCGTGTTGGGCAATATCCGCGTCGGCAGCTGCGCCAAAATCGGCGCGGGCAGCGTCGTTGTTGCCGATGTCCCGGCCAATACCACCGTCGTCGGCGTACCCGCCCGCGCCGTAGGCAACAAACGCCTTACCCGACCTGCCGAAGAAATGGATCAAAACTTCTACATCTGAGTTGTTTTAAATTATCTTTTAAAACCGAAATTTAAATTAAAACCACACAAAACGGCCCGCAAAACACTTGCCGCCCGATATTTTTTTTGATTTAATCGCGTCTTCGCTTCAAGCAAACGGGTGATTAGCTCAGTTGGTAGAGCGTCTGCCTTACAAGCAGAATGTCGGCGGTTCGACTCCGTCATCACCCACCAAGTTTCCTTTGCCGCATTGAAACGGCAATGCGCGGCGGTAGCTCAGTTGGTTAGAGTATCGGCCTGTCACGCCGAGGGTCGCGGGTTCGAGCCCCGTCCGCCGCGCCACCATATTCAGGGTGATTAGCTCAGTTGGTAGAGCGTCTGCCTTACAAGCAGAATGTCGGCGGTTCGACTCCGTCATCACCCACCAAGTTTCCTTTGCCGCCTCAAAACGGCAATGCGCGGCGGTAGCTCAGTTGGTTAGAGTATCGGCCTGTCACGCCGAGGGTCGCGGGTTCGAGCCCCGTCCG
Proteins encoded:
- the ccoO gene encoding cytochrome-c oxidase, cbb3-type subunit II, with translation MKLQKLAEEKVGFLIVATLLVISVGLLIEIVPLFFSPTVTKPIEGVKPYSALQVAGRDVYIREGCYNCHSQMIRPFRAETERYGHYSVAGESVYDRPFQWGSKRTGPDLARVGGRYSDEWHRIHLLNPRDVVPESNMPAFPWLARNKVNPDTVIRNMKGLQTLGAPYTEEDYAKAPEELKDKSELDAVVAYLQGLGLALKNVR
- the ccoN gene encoding cytochrome-c oxidase, cbb3-type subunit I, whose translation is METQTYNYKVVRQFAIMTVVWGIVGMLVGVIVAAQLFLPALNLSEIGPWFHFGRLRPLHTNAVIFAFGGCGLFATSYYVVQRTCNVRLFGGNILPAITFWGWQLVIVLAAITLPLGYTQGKEYAELEWPIDILIAVVWVVYAIIFFGTIATRKIKHIYVANWFYGAFILAVALLHIVNSISLPVGAMKSYSAYSGAIDAMVQWWYGHNAVGFFLTAAFLGMMYYFVPKQAGRPVYSYRLSVVHFWALIFTYMWAGPHHLHYTALPDWTQSLGMVLSLILFAPSWGGMINGIMTLSGAWHKLRTDPILKFLVVSLSFYGMSTFEGPMMSIKTVNALSHYTDWTVGHVHAGALGWVGFITIGSIYYLIPRLFGKKEMYSIKLIEAHFWIATIGVVLYIASMWISGVMQGLMWGALNEDGTLTYSFVESVKQSMPFYAIRFAGGLLYLSGMILMAYNVYRTVIGGKPVDAEIPAVAHTQH
- a CDS encoding M61 family metallopeptidase codes for the protein MMHYILTPHPHSHTWHIRLTLNQTENVPLKLSLANWVPGSYMIRDFSRHIIRIGAQCNGRPAELLQTAKNRWQSEAAAGEWQIDYTVYAHDLSVRASFLNQERGFFDGACLLLSAEGREHGPHRLEFSGLPDHWQIATTLPAPAENGGNVPSFGTEQPLRTVFQAASYAEIIDHPVEMGHIEYLDFTACGIPHRIALSGDYPDFDRERLRFDVQKICEAELKMFDSPAPFKHYLFLLYLGDHIYGGLEHLDSTALHADRLSLPRIGLNAPDDAYIQLLGLIAHEYFHAWNVKSIKPAAFMPYRLDEESHTEQLWAFEGITSYYDDLMLVRSGVISQTDYLNLLAKNLTRVQQGGGRLQQTLAESSFAAWHKYYKQDENSPNAIVSYYQKGALAALCLDLFIRERSGGRQSLDDVMRTLYRDYLADGKGIEERAWQRRCQEITGLDLTAFFQTALYSTDDLPLENCLSAAGIALQWHALPRSHGGGLCSQWPEPQPATDFGARYTQTGNGITLSHIANGSSAETAGLSPGDTVIAADGYACTDFAAIWQNVRPGHRLTLHYFRQGVLKQTVLTALPAAADTALLRIENESKLHAWLHTV
- a CDS encoding TIGR01244 family sulfur transferase gives rise to the protein MPVYRLSDALYTAPQLDAETVRTAADLGIRSVVCHRPDGEEPDQPSFADIQRLLAAHGIIHSRHQPTAAPHISAADAAAFQALLDELPAPTLAYCRTGTRSSLLWAMTEAAKGRPAEALTAHIAAQSGLNLQPFADRITAVQKG
- the rng gene encoding ribonuclease G, translated to MLPSIPLPKDIVRPPETVLVNITPQETRVAVLEANKICELHIERNSGQGLVGNIYLGVVRRVLPGMQSAFIDIGLERAAFLHIVDVLEQRQNPDAAQRIEHMLFEGQTVLVQVIKDPINSKGARLSTQISLAGRFLVHLPQDRHIGVSQRIEDEEERNSLRERLNNLLPPEAGRGYIIRTSAETATDAELQADIDYLTKVWADIQHQAKTRPPETLLYQDLPLALRVLRDMFSGNTREILVDSTENFHKMQAFATQYVQGAVNRLSLFQGERPLFETHNVEAEINRALQPRVNLNFGSYLIIEATEAMTTIDVNTGGFVGARNFDETVFKTNLEACHAIARELRLRNLGGIIIIDFIDMASDAHRETVLQELAKALGFDRTRVTLNGFTSLGLVELTRKRTRENLSHALCEACPTCQGRGRLKTPQTVCYEIQREIVRESRRFDVKQFRILASPEVIDLFLDEESQSLAMLIDFIGKPISLAVENSYTQEQYDVVLL
- the cysE gene encoding serine O-acetyltransferase; protein product: MNHGNETVWQTIRNETQQAAAEEPALASFLHMTVLRHNALLRVLAFHLSSKLANPTMDARTLYELFLGALQNHPEIENAVVADIRACYERDPACDQYSLPLLYFKGFHAIQAHRINHCLWQQGRKTLAYFLQNRASEVFGVDIHPAARFGSGIMFDHGTGIVIGETAVLGNDISILHGVTLGGSGKESGDRHPKIGDGVMIGANASVLGNIRVGSCAKIGAGSVVVADVPANTTVVGVPARAVGNKRLTRPAEEMDQNFYI